In bacterium, the following are encoded in one genomic region:
- the thiD gene encoding bifunctional hydroxymethylpyrimidine kinase/phosphomethylpyrimidine kinase, which produces MKKVLTIAGSDPSGGAGIQADLKTFSYFEVYGMSVITALTAQNSSEVDGIYNVVPDFVKMQLDSILKGAEIDAVKTGMLASSEIAETVSLWIKTSDIPFVVVDPVFVATSGSTLTESEAVRIFIEKIIPDSTLVTPNIPEAEKLSGLKISTPEDMKNAAEIIRKMGAGAVLVKGGHLESGITDILFDGSDFTAFNSERIRAKSTHGTGCTLSAAIAAGLALGNSLRQSVENGIAYVKNAIEMSVSLGMGHFGLNHVQDKGNDR; this is translated from the coding sequence ATGAAAAAGGTTCTTACAATTGCAGGATCAGATCCCAGCGGCGGAGCCGGAATACAGGCAGACCTTAAGACATTTTCATATTTTGAAGTGTACGGAATGTCTGTAATAACTGCTCTTACAGCGCAGAACAGCAGTGAAGTTGACGGAATCTACAATGTTGTTCCGGATTTTGTAAAAATGCAGCTTGATTCAATATTAAAAGGCGCAGAAATTGATGCTGTTAAAACAGGCATGCTTGCATCCTCTGAAATTGCGGAGACAGTCAGCTTGTGGATTAAAACATCAGATATCCCCTTTGTTGTTGTTGATCCGGTTTTTGTTGCTACTTCCGGCAGTACATTGACAGAATCAGAAGCAGTCCGAATCTTTATTGAAAAAATAATCCCTGATTCGACACTGGTTACTCCAAATATTCCTGAAGCAGAAAAACTTTCAGGGCTTAAGATCAGCACGCCTGAAGACATGAAAAATGCCGCGGAAATTATCAGAAAAATGGGAGCAGGTGCAGTGCTTGTAAAAGGCGGGCATCTTGAATCCGGGATAACGGATATTTTATTTGACGGTTCGGATTTTACTGCATTCAATTCTGAAAGAATCCGGGCAAAATCAACCCACGGAACAGGATGCACACTTTCTGCTGCAATTGCTGCAGGCTTGGCTCTTGGTAATTCATTAAGACAGTCCGTTGAGAATGGAATAGCATATGTGAAAAATGCTATTGAGATGTCAGT